Genomic segment of Desulforhopalus sp.:
TATAATAATCCGGATTTGCCCGTCAGCTTTGCCCATTTACTTGGATAGATTCAGAATCGTATTACCCTGTTGGGGATTCTATTGTATAGTGCGCACCGGAAATAAAAATTGACCAAGGCTGACGATGATCGATATTGAGGACATTTTTAAGGAAGGAGGGACGTTGGCCGCGGGCCTTATGAACTTCGAGCCCCGGGAAGGGCAAAAAGCCATGGCCAAAGCAGTTGCCTCGGTTTTATGTCCACCGATGGCTGGGGCGGACAACTCCGATCCTTCCTCGAAGATACTCATAGTCGAAGCGGAGACCGGAATAGGCAAGACCCTGGCGTATCTCATTCCAGCTGTCTTGTCAGGAAAGAGAGTCGTGGTGTCGACTGCTACCCTCAACCTGCAAGATCAAATTATTGAAAAAGATATTCCGCTTGTTGCTCGTATCCTGGGGCAGGATGTAGTCGCCCTTTGCCTTAAGGGCCGACAAAACTACCTTTGTTTGTACCGGTGGTATCAATACCGGAGCAATCCCCAGCTCTCGCTGTATGCTGAGCCTTGGGTGGAAAAGATCGATACCTGGCTGCAGGATACCGGCACCGGGGACAGGGCCGAATTGGATTGGCTTGGCGAAAAATCGGGATTTTGGCCAAAAGTATCCTGCCACAGCAGTCAGTGTCTTGGTGGAGATTGTCCGGAGTCGACAGGTTGTTTTATTAACTTGCTGCGGAAACAGGCGGGCTCTTGCCAGTTGATAGTTGTCAATCATCACCTTTTATTCTCTGACCTGGCTCTGCGAAAGGCCGGTTTTGGAGAGGTTTTACCCCGTTATGAAGTGGTGATTTTTGATGAGGCACACCACCTGGAAAATATTGCCTCGATGTTTTTTGGTAAGAGTTTTAGCCAGTATCAGCTGGTGGACTTACTTAATGATATCGAAATCCAAGCGAAAACAGATCTTCTTCCGGCAATTGCCGATCGTTTGTTGTCGGCGCAGAGTGGCCTGAAAGTGCGAGCAGATGCTTTTGCCCAAATTTTCCCGGTCCATTTGGGAAGGTTTCCTCTTGAACCCTTGATTGAGGAAATATCCAAAGAGCGCTGGCATGAGGAGGTCGAACTGTTGTCCACTGGGATGACAGGGCTCATCGACTGTCTCAAGGCCATCGAAGGGTATGGCGAGGGCTGGTTGCATCTGGCGGGCAGGGCGAACGACCTGAATTGCATATTGCGGGAGATTGCCCTATTTGACGGCATCAAGAGTCAGGACTTTGTATATTGGTATGAAAAAAGAGAGCGCTCTGTAACCCTTTCAGCCACCCCAATCAAGGTTGCTGATGAACTGAGAGAGCAGCTTTATGCCGCGGTTACATCCTGTGTCTTGACCTCGGCAACACTCTCGTCCGGTGGCTCGTTCGGCTATATCAAAGAGCGGCTTGGCTTAAATGATTCTGCCGAGTTTCTGCAGTTCCGTTCGCCTTTTGATTATGAAAATAGGACTTTGCTGTATATACCGGAAACTGGCTTTCCAGAACCGACGGGTGAAGGATTTCTGAAAAGTGTTTGTGCCCGAATTTTTGAACTGCTACAGCTCAGTAGGGGGCGAGCGCTCATTCTTTGTACCAGCTACAAAGGGATGGATGCTCTGGCAGCGTTTCTTGAAGAGCGCCTTGATTACCCCATTCTTCTTCAGGGGACTGCATCGCGAAATTCGTTATTGCGAAGCTTTCGGGAGGAGACGCATTCGGTATTGCTCGCCACGGCAAGTTTTTGGGAAGGTGTTGATGTCGTTGGCGAATCACTGAGTTGTGTTATTATCGATAAGCTGCCATTTGAGGTTCCCAGCGATCCGGTCATCCAAGCTCGGATTGCCCAGATTAAAGAAGGAGGCGGCAACCCTTTTTTCGATTTTCAGGTGCCGAGGGCGATACTGGCTCTGCGCCAAGGGGTAGGGAGGCTTATGCGCTCATCGGCCGATAGAGGGGTTATCGCTATCATGGATGTTCGTCTAGTTACCAAAGGCTATGGACGGACGTTTTTGAAAAGCCTGCCTCCTTCGCCGGTGACAAGAGACCTGAGTGATGTAGAGGCATTTTTTCAAACGACTGAAACTGGTTAATGCGTCAGTATATAATTGAATTGATCGATTAATTGGCTCAAACGAAACTTATGCCCTTGCGGCAGATATAAGAAGAGTAAGGTATGGATCAGATGGATGTGGTTCTTGCTGCTGTCAGGTCGGAGGCAACAAAGATTAATGAATATATGCGAGCGGATCTCGCCGATTTGCAATCGACTACCGATGGCCTGTTGTTTGAGGTTCTCGATTATGGCTTATTTACCGGCGGCAAACGCATCAGGCCACTTCTGGCAGTACTTGCCGCGAGACTCTGCGGTAGTTGCGGTGAAGAGGCATATCGCCTAGGCTGTGCCTTCGAGTATCTGCACGCCGCCACCCTGTTTCACGATGATATTATCGATAATTCGGTAACGCGTAGGGGAAAGAAGTCGGTATGCAAACAGTTTGGAACCGTTCCGGCCATTCTCGCAGGAGATTTCCTTCTGGCGCTCGCTATGTCGACGGTTGGTAAATACGCGGGGGATAAGGGCCTGGCGATTTTTTGTGGCGCTACGACCGGCATGGTCGATGGTGAATTCATGCAGCTCCGCAATGCATCAAAGCATAATCTCTCCGAATTGGAGTACTATGATGCAATTATGATGAAGACCGGGCTTCTTATAGCCGCCGCCTGCGAGATAGGGGCAATCTATGGAGGTGGAACCCCTGGACAGGTCAAGGCCTTGCGTGACTACGGTGTCAACCTTGGCTGCGCCTTTCAGATCATCGATGATTTGCTTGACTACCTTGGCGACCCGGCAAGAACCGGCAAGACGGTAGGCAACGATCTGGTGGAGGGCAAGATTACCCTGCCGCTTATTTTAGCAATGAACAGCGCTGCTGCGGGCGACCGAGAAAGGCTGTTGGCAATTCTCGCGAACAAAGAGGAACGCTCAGAGTGTGTCCAGGAAGTTTCTGATATTATAGCGAGATCAGGTGGATTTACAGCAGCGAGGGAAAAAGCGAAGGCCGCTGTTGAAAATGCCATAGCCAGCTTGCAAGAATTCCAATCGCCCAAAACCCTTTTTGAACGAAATGTCCTTGAAGGTGTTGCTCGGTATGTCCTGACAAGAGACAAATAAAAGGGCTATAGCTTTCGGCACATGAATAGTTTCAACCAGAAACGCCAGATCAAGAAGACTGCGAAGCGTGACAGCACTATGTTTTCCATGCTCCCGCGGATTGTATCCATCATAGCTTTGCTGTGTTTTCTTGTTTTTTCATTGTGCGCCGTAGGCTATGTGGTTTTCTTTCGTACGGTTTTGGCCCAGGAGATTCCGACAGATAATAACAGTACCCTGGCCTTCGAAGAACCCGAATCATCGCTGAACAGAGATGGCGTCAAAACAAAGGTTGCCGTTGGGAATGTTGTCGAAGTTGACGAAGGACAGCCCTCTATCCCAAAGCTGGAACTACCGAAGGTGGCGATCATTATCGATGACCTTGGATATGATGAGGCGATAGGGCTCCAATTATTGAAATTCCCCATCGAGTTGACTTACTCATTCCTCCCCTTTGCTCCATATACCAGAAAGCTCGAAAGGCTTGCGCATCGGGCTGGGAAAACGGTATTTCTCCATTTGCCTCTTGAGCCAAAGGATAGTGCATTCAACCCAGGCCCAGGTGCTTTATTTCTTGAAGATTCTGTGGAAACCCAAAAGGACAAGCTCGTAAAATGCTTACAAGAAGTCCCGCATGCGGTTGGTATTAATAACCATATGGGATCAGCTTTTACTGAGAACACATTGGCTATGGCCAATATCATGGAAATGATAAAAGGTCGGTCTTTGCTGTTTGTAGACAGTATCACTACTCCTAAGAGCGAAGGTTTGCGGACTGCTCGGGCGGTGGAGATTAAAAGCGCTGGAAGAGGTGTTTTCCTTGATAATGACCTGGAAGAGACAAAGATTTGCGTTCAGCTTGACAGCTTGGTTAGAATGTCGGAGAGAAATGGATGGGCTATCGGTATAGCCCATCCCCGCCGTGCTACTGTTAATGCTCTTTTGACGTGTGGCGACAAATATCGCAGGAAGGTCAAATATGTAAGCGTTAGGGAGGTTTTGTAAGGATGCCTATGGCAAGTTACAACATTTGGAAAGCGAAATCATGCTGAAATGCTAACACATTTGAAAGAAGGGATGGTTGAATGGTGTTAGGTATTGAAGTAGGCTCACTCTCAAAATTCCCTGTAATCCACAGATCCAAAGGAGCATAACAAACATTTGCGAAAGTGGGACGGACACGTCACAATTTGGCAAGGATCTTGATAAGGCACCATCTCATAGACATCTTTTAAAAGTGAGTTCTTTGATCGGTGATAAAATGAAAAGAATTACTATAGAAACTCGAGTCAGGCAAAATAAGGATATTTTAGCCAGCAATATTGATGAAGAAAAGGTAATGATGAGCATAGAAAAGGGCCTGTATTATGGTCTTAATTCTGTTGGGAGTCATATATATGATCTTATAGGAAAAACTATTCAGGTGTCATCTCTGATTGATGCAGTCCGTACGAAATATGATGTCGAAAGAGGAGATTGCGAAAGAGA
This window contains:
- a CDS encoding ATP-dependent DNA helicase, with amino-acid sequence MIDIEDIFKEGGTLAAGLMNFEPREGQKAMAKAVASVLCPPMAGADNSDPSSKILIVEAETGIGKTLAYLIPAVLSGKRVVVSTATLNLQDQIIEKDIPLVARILGQDVVALCLKGRQNYLCLYRWYQYRSNPQLSLYAEPWVEKIDTWLQDTGTGDRAELDWLGEKSGFWPKVSCHSSQCLGGDCPESTGCFINLLRKQAGSCQLIVVNHHLLFSDLALRKAGFGEVLPRYEVVIFDEAHHLENIASMFFGKSFSQYQLVDLLNDIEIQAKTDLLPAIADRLLSAQSGLKVRADAFAQIFPVHLGRFPLEPLIEEISKERWHEEVELLSTGMTGLIDCLKAIEGYGEGWLHLAGRANDLNCILREIALFDGIKSQDFVYWYEKRERSVTLSATPIKVADELREQLYAAVTSCVLTSATLSSGGSFGYIKERLGLNDSAEFLQFRSPFDYENRTLLYIPETGFPEPTGEGFLKSVCARIFELLQLSRGRALILCTSYKGMDALAAFLEERLDYPILLQGTASRNSLLRSFREETHSVLLATASFWEGVDVVGESLSCVIIDKLPFEVPSDPVIQARIAQIKEGGGNPFFDFQVPRAILALRQGVGRLMRSSADRGVIAIMDVRLVTKGYGRTFLKSLPPSPVTRDLSDVEAFFQTTETG
- a CDS encoding polyprenyl synthetase family protein, encoding MDQMDVVLAAVRSEATKINEYMRADLADLQSTTDGLLFEVLDYGLFTGGKRIRPLLAVLAARLCGSCGEEAYRLGCAFEYLHAATLFHDDIIDNSVTRRGKKSVCKQFGTVPAILAGDFLLALAMSTVGKYAGDKGLAIFCGATTGMVDGEFMQLRNASKHNLSELEYYDAIMMKTGLLIAAACEIGAIYGGGTPGQVKALRDYGVNLGCAFQIIDDLLDYLGDPARTGKTVGNDLVEGKITLPLILAMNSAAAGDRERLLAILANKEERSECVQEVSDIIARSGGFTAAREKAKAAVENAIASLQEFQSPKTLFERNVLEGVARYVLTRDK
- a CDS encoding divergent polysaccharide deacetylase family protein, with the protein product MNSFNQKRQIKKTAKRDSTMFSMLPRIVSIIALLCFLVFSLCAVGYVVFFRTVLAQEIPTDNNSTLAFEEPESSLNRDGVKTKVAVGNVVEVDEGQPSIPKLELPKVAIIIDDLGYDEAIGLQLLKFPIELTYSFLPFAPYTRKLERLAHRAGKTVFLHLPLEPKDSAFNPGPGALFLEDSVETQKDKLVKCLQEVPHAVGINNHMGSAFTENTLAMANIMEMIKGRSLLFVDSITTPKSEGLRTARAVEIKSAGRGVFLDNDLEETKICVQLDSLVRMSERNGWAIGIAHPRRATVNALLTCGDKYRRKVKYVSVREVL
- a CDS encoding lasso peptide biosynthesis PqqD family chaperone; this translates as MKRITIETRVRQNKDILASNIDEEKVMMSIEKGLYYGLNSVGSHIYDLIGKTIQVSSLIDAVRTKYDVERGDCERDVLDFLEDLYKKGLLLIEE